The Nitrosomonas sp. PY1 genomic sequence AGCGGTGTTGATTTTGTTTTTCTGGATTTAGAAGATGCCGTTGCGCCTGATGATAAAGTACAGGCTCGCAAAAACGTCATCCAGGCACTCAATGATTTGGACTGGAAAGGTCATGGTGTCAGCGTTTCAGTGCGAATTAACGGGTTGGATACGCATTATATGACACGCGATGTGGTCGATCTGATGGAACAGGCAGGTAGTAAAATCGATACGTTGTTGATTCCCAAAGCAGGTGTTTATGCAGATATTTACATGGTTGAAGCCATGGTAACGCAGCTTGAAAAACAACAAGGCCTCACCAACCGCGTCGGTTTGGAAGCGCTCATTGAAACTGCGTTAGGTATGGCCAATGTCGAAGATATCGCACGTAATGGCGCATCTGGACGATTAGAAGCACTGCATTTTGGCGTTGCGGACTATGCTGCCAGCAATCGTGCTAGAACGACTAACATCGGAGGATTGAACCCCGATTATCCAGGCGATCAATGGCACTTTGCCATTAGCCGCATGATCGTGGCTTGCCGTGCTTACGGCTTGCGGCCGATCGACGGTCCCTTTGGCGACATCAAAGACCCTGAAGGCTATGTATTAGCGGCCAAGCGTGCTGCCGCACTGGGTTGTGAAGGTAAGTGGGCAATCCACCCAACCCAAATAGAACTTGCCAGTCAAGTCTTTACACCGCCAGAGCGCGAAATTGAAAAAGCCAAACGCATTATAGCTGCGCTCAAAGATGCGGCTTCACAAGGCAAAGGCGCTGCTGCATTAGATGGTCGCTTAATCGATGCGGCTTCCGAACGTATGGCCAATAATGTGATGAAAATTGCCGAGGCCATTGCAGCCAAGCATTAAAGTATCAAGATTGCTGTAAGCAATCCTGATGCTTGGTAATTAAAAATGAAAAGAGGAAATTGAATTGAATATTCATGAGTATCAAGCTAAAGAAATTTTAGCGGAATACGGTGTCAAGATGGCTGAAGGCGGCTTAGCCTACAGCGTTGAGGAAGCCGTGCAACGGGCGCGTGAAATCGATGGCGATGTGTGGGTGGTTAAAGCGCAAATCCATTCGGGAGCAAGAGGAAAAGCAGGGGGTATTAAAGTTTGCAAATCACACGCGGAGGTCGAAAAAGCTGCTGAAGAATTGCTTGGAAGAAAACTGGTTACGCATCAAACCGGGCCATCTGGGAAAGTCTGTTCGCGATTGTATATCGAGGCTGGCACACAAATCGCCAAGGAAATATACCTATCTTTCATGATTGATCGTGTCAGTGAGCGCGTCATCATGATCGGCTCGGCGCAGGGTGGCATGGAAATTGAAAAACTGGCGGAAACCAATCCACAAGCCATTATCAAAATTTATATCGAACCGGCTGTAGGATTGCAGGATTTTCAAGCACGTAAAATGGCTTTTGCGCTAGGGATAGATTCTTCTCAATTAAATCATGCTGTTAAAACGATTAAGGGATGTTATCGCGCACTGCGCAATCTTGATGCCAATACCTTAGAGATCAATCCACTTGTGTTAACGCACAAACACGAAATTATCGCACTTGATGCCAAAATGGTTTTTGATGAAAATGCACTATTCCGGCAACATAAAATTGCTGAATTACGTGATAACAGTCAAGTCGACAGCCGCGAAGTTGCTGCCGCCGAAGCAGGGCTAAGTTATGTCGGTTTGGAAGGCGATATCGGTTGCATGATCAATGGTGCTGGTTTAGCAATGGCTACAATGGATATGATTAAGTTGGCGGGTGGTGAGCCTGCTAATTTTCTCGATGTAGGCGGTGGTGCTTCAGCAGAACGTACCGAAAAAGCGTTTCGCTTGGTATTGGCAGATAGCAATGTTAAAGCCATGCTCGTGAATATTTTTGCGGGTATTAATCGGTGTGACTGGATTGCGGAAGGTGTCGTACAAGCGGTTAAAAATATCGACATGAAATTACCTTTAGTCGTACGGCTGTCCGGCACCAATGTTGAGGAAGGGCAACGTATTATTGCAGAAAGCGGTTTACCGATCATTACGGCCGATACCTTGGCAGATGCCGCCGAGAAAGTTGTGCATGCTCGTAACGAAGCCATTACAAAAAGCCTAGGAGTATTATAAAGTGGCCATACTAATTGACGAAAAAACCAGAATCATTGTTCAAGGCTTTACTGGCAGAATCGGAACCTTTCATGCACAGGAAATGATCGATTACGGTTCCAACGTGGTTGGTGGCGTAACTCCAGGAAAAGGAGGACAAACACATTTGGGTTTGCCGGTATTTAACACGGTGGAAGAAGCGGTGCAACACGTTGGTGCTGAAGCCAGTATCGTATTTGTACCGTCTGCATTTGCCGCCGATTCAATCATGGAAGCAGCTGACGCTGGCATCAAATACTGCGTTTCGATCACGGATGGTATTCCCACGCAAGATATGATGCGTGTAAAAAGTTATTTACGACGCTTTCCAGAAAAAATGCGCATGCTGCTGACTGGACCTAATTGTGCTGGAACTATTAGCCCAGGCCGTGCCATGCTCGGTATTATGCCTGGACATATCTATATACGTGGTAATGTAGGAGTGGTAGGCCGTTCCGGCACATTGGGCTACGAAGCCGCCGATCAAATGCGCTTACTGGGTATTGGCATTTCAACTTCTGTTGGTATAGGTGGCGATCCGATTCCCGGCAGTTCACATCGAGATATCCTGGAACGACTGGAGCAGGATCCAGAAACAAAAATTGCATTGATGATTGGCGAAATCGGCGGTCCGCAGGAAGTAGAAGCCGGACGTTTTGCCAAAGAAAATATGACAAAGCCATTGGTTGCCTATATTGCAGGCTTAACAGCACCGGAGGGTCGCCGCATGGGACATGCTGGAGCAATCATTTCATCTGCTGGTGAGAGTGCGGCGGAAAAAGTAGCCATACTAAAAGAATTAGGCGTAACGATCTGCCCTACACCCTCTTTAATGGGACAGACAGTTGCTCAAGTGCTAGCAAAAATATAATTTACTACTCTTTAACAAAGATGAAAGTCTCTCAGGTTATTGAGAGGAATCGAGTTTTTATTACTTCATTTTTCGATTTACCGTAAGTTTATGGAAAATAATTTAAAGCAAGTTACTGCGAAAAAAATCTCAATCATGGCGCGTTTCCTCTTTCTCACGCGCTGGTTGCAACTTCCTTTGTATTTGGGATTAGTGCTTGCGCAATGTGTATACGTCTATCATTTTTGGGTTGAGTTAGCAGATTTAATCGGTGCCGTAATGGGCAATCAAGAATCGCTGAAACATATCACAGAAGCGATTGCAATCGATAATAATGGCAAGAGCATGAAACTGGGTGAAACAACAATTATGCTGGTTGTGCTGGGTTTAATTGATGTCGTCATGATTTCTAATTTGCTTATCATGGTGATTATTGGTGGATATGAAACATTTGTGTCGCGTATGAATTTAGAAGATCATCCGATCAACCGGAATGGCTATCTCATGTCAATGCATCTGTTTTGAAGGTTAAACTGGCAACAGCAATTATTGGTATTTCATCAATTCACTTATTAAAAACATTCATTAATGCCAGTGCATATGATGAGAAAACTTTAATCGCGCAAACATGCATTCACATCGCCTTTTTACTTTCCGCACTAGCGATTGCCTATTGCGATCGACTGCTATCCTATGATAAGGAAAACCACAGTTGATCGAAAAAACTTGAAGTCAATCCCAGCACAACCCTTATAGCTCATGGTAATGCTGTCTCCAACGTAGCCAGGAACGCAAAATTCCATCAGATTTAAGGCCGGGTAAGTTTTTTTGCAGAAACTTGCTCTTGTTGTGCTGTATCCCATACTGATTTAGCCGCGTCTGCATTTAAGACAGCGATACCTATTCCCGTGATTAAATCGGGCCAGCCAGAATACCAGTATAAGGTAACGAAGCCTGCCAAAATGATAGCGATATTGGCCAGTGCATCATTTCGTGCAGAAAGAAAAGCGGCGCGAGTCAAACTGTCATTATGATTACGAAATCTCGCCAACAGGAAAGCACATCCTAAATTAACAACTAATGCACCCAAACCGGTTACAGAAAGTATCCACGGATCAGGGGCTATGGGTAGATTAAATTTCTGCCATGCCATCCACAACATAAATACTGCAGGAAT encodes the following:
- a CDS encoding malate--CoA ligase subunit beta, whose translation is MNIHEYQAKEILAEYGVKMAEGGLAYSVEEAVQRAREIDGDVWVVKAQIHSGARGKAGGIKVCKSHAEVEKAAEELLGRKLVTHQTGPSGKVCSRLYIEAGTQIAKEIYLSFMIDRVSERVIMIGSAQGGMEIEKLAETNPQAIIKIYIEPAVGLQDFQARKMAFALGIDSSQLNHAVKTIKGCYRALRNLDANTLEINPLVLTHKHEIIALDAKMVFDENALFRQHKIAELRDNSQVDSREVAAAEAGLSYVGLEGDIGCMINGAGLAMATMDMIKLAGGEPANFLDVGGGASAERTEKAFRLVLADSNVKAMLVNIFAGINRCDWIAEGVVQAVKNIDMKLPLVVRLSGTNVEEGQRIIAESGLPIITADTLADAAEKVVHARNEAITKSLGVL
- a CDS encoding cation transporter translates to MNNLNPLKQQIRRAVLIVALANLAYFFVEFQVAQNIGSVSLFADSIDFLEDTAVNLLIFVAFGWSLKMRSFVGMFLALILLIPAVFMLWMAWQKFNLPIAPDPWILSVTGLGALVVNLGCAFLLARFRNHNDSLTRAAFLSARNDALANIAIILAGFVTLYWYSGWPDLITGIGIAVLNADAAKSVWDTAQQEQVSAKKLTRP
- a CDS encoding CoA ester lyase, with the protein product MSHTLYETNVQRVQRCELAVPGSNPGMFEKALNSGVDFVFLDLEDAVAPDDKVQARKNVIQALNDLDWKGHGVSVSVRINGLDTHYMTRDVVDLMEQAGSKIDTLLIPKAGVYADIYMVEAMVTQLEKQQGLTNRVGLEALIETALGMANVEDIARNGASGRLEALHFGVADYAASNRARTTNIGGLNPDYPGDQWHFAISRMIVACRAYGLRPIDGPFGDIKDPEGYVLAAKRAAALGCEGKWAIHPTQIELASQVFTPPEREIEKAKRIIAALKDAASQGKGAAALDGRLIDAASERMANNVMKIAEAIAAKH
- the sucD gene encoding succinate--CoA ligase subunit alpha; translation: MAILIDEKTRIIVQGFTGRIGTFHAQEMIDYGSNVVGGVTPGKGGQTHLGLPVFNTVEEAVQHVGAEASIVFVPSAFAADSIMEAADAGIKYCVSITDGIPTQDMMRVKSYLRRFPEKMRMLLTGPNCAGTISPGRAMLGIMPGHIYIRGNVGVVGRSGTLGYEAADQMRLLGIGISTSVGIGGDPIPGSSHRDILERLEQDPETKIALMIGEIGGPQEVEAGRFAKENMTKPLVAYIAGLTAPEGRRMGHAGAIISSAGESAAEKVAILKELGVTICPTPSLMGQTVAQVLAKI